A portion of the Coturnix japonica isolate 7356 chromosome 4, Coturnix japonica 2.1, whole genome shotgun sequence genome contains these proteins:
- the SERTM2 gene encoding serine-rich and transmembrane domain-containing 2 has product MTEIYFRFHGNLTGRIHFPTPATEVNKKADEYSGLYVYVGLFLTLLVILLILLFTMLLRLKHVISPATTPSESTENAQQFSDVEMHFRIPTI; this is encoded by the coding sequence ATGACTGAGATTTATTTCAGATTCCATGGAAACTTGACTGGTCGTATTCACTTTCCAACTCCAGCTacagaagtaaacaaaaaagcagatgaaTATTCTGGTCTCTATGTGTATGTGGGATTGTTCTTAACACTTCTGGTTATCCTTCTCATATTGCTTTTCACTATGCTTTTGCGCCTGAAGCATGTTATTTCTCCAGCCACCACACCTTCAGAGAGCACTGAGAATGCCCAACAATTCTCAGATGTGGAAATGCACTTCAGAATTCCTACCATTTAG